The genomic stretch TGTTCTGGTCCAAGAGATCCAAAAAGATCCTGTTCAGGAAGAAGTTCTGCATGTTGATTTTCTAGAGATTGATCTAGACAGCACCAGAAAGTTCAATGTTGATCTGCGCCTGACAGGCGTGGCCAAGGGTGTTGATCTGGGCGGCGAGCTGAATGTCAGCAAGCAGTCACTGGTTTTACAGGGACGTCCATTGGATATACCGGACGAGATCGTGGTGGATATCACAGCCTTGGAGCGCGGTGGGGAAGGTATCAGCTGCAAGGATCTCGCCATACCGGAAAATGTAGAAATGCTGGAGAATCTGGAAGCTGTCTGCGCTGTGGTTATTTAACAACAGCAAAGAAACAGCAAGATTCGAGTCGATTGAATCGATTAAAACCGAAAGAAAGCCTGCTTTCTTTCGGTTTTTTTATTGCAAGCTCCGGGCTTTCTCCTGCCCCTCCCACCCTGCTTTCCTTGCTCCTCCCCCCTGCCCTGCCAGCTTCGATACGTACGACTCCTTTAACAATCCAAATCCATTGAAAAACATAACAACAGACCAAAGGAGTAAGCTGTC from Candidatus Electrothrix communis encodes the following:
- a CDS encoding 50S ribosomal protein L25, which codes for MIQVDIPAAVRTVFGKGESRRLRMDKKTPAVVYSKGEEALALQFDEAALYKNLLFIHGRNAVVTLDVEGDSAGKRHVLVQEIQKDPVQEEVLHVDFLEIDLDSTRKFNVDLRLTGVAKGVDLGGELNVSKQSLVLQGRPLDIPDEIVVDITALERGGEGISCKDLAIPENVEMLENLEAVCAVVI